The following are from one region of the Peromyscus leucopus breed LL Stock chromosome 18, UCI_PerLeu_2.1, whole genome shotgun sequence genome:
- the LOC114683518 gene encoding olfactory receptor 12-like produces the protein MKLEQSRNDTELTEFILLGFWVSPKARVPLFLLFLIIYLIIVLGNISMLIVIKIDSRLHTPMYFFLQNLSYLDLCYSTVIAPKTLATFFSKEKKISYNECATQFFFFALFVGTEGFLLAVMAYDRFSAICSPFLYTVRMSRPACIRLVAGSYICGCINSMIQTGFTFSLRFCGENRLDHFFCDVPALIKISCVDTFVNEIVLFILSALIIISTTTIILVSYGYILSTVLKIPSTHGRSKTFSTCGSHITVVSLFYGTVFFMYAQPGSISSPEKNKIVAVFYTLIIPMLNPLIYSLRNTEVKNALKKTLLRKIP, from the coding sequence ATGAAACTGGAGCAGAGCAGAAATGACACCGAGCTGACAGAATTTATTCTACTGGGATTCTGGGTATCTCCAAAAGCACGAGTTCCCTTGTTCTTACTGTTCCTGATTATCTATCTGATCATTGTATTGGGAAATATCAGCATGTTAATTGTCATTAAAATAGACTCCAGGCTTCATACACCTATGTATTTCTTTCTCCAAAATTTATCCTATTTAGATCTCTGCTATTCCACAGTCATTGCACCCAAAACTCTAGCTACTTTTTTctccaaggaaaagaaaatttcatacaatgaatGTGCAacacagttctttttctttgctctttttgttGGGACAGAAGGTTTTCTTCTGGCCGTGATGGCATATGACcgcttctcagccatttgctcACCTTTCCTTTACACTGTACGCATGTCTCGGCCAGCTTGTATTCGTTTGGTGGCTGGCTCCTATATCTGTGGATGTATAAACTCGATGATACAAACAGGATTCACCTTCAGCTTGCGTTTCTGTGGAGAAAACAGGCTGGACCACTTTTTCTGTGATGTCCCAGCTCTGATTAAGATCTCATGTGTTGACACCTTTGTGAATGAGATCGTactgttcattctctctgctctcatCATCATCTCCACCACAACCATCATTCTGGTCTCCTATGGGTACATCCTTTCCACTGTCCTGAAGATCCCCTCCACCCATGGCAGGAGTAAGACCTTCTCCACTTGTGGTTCTCATATCACAGTGGTGAGCTTATTCTATGGAACTGTGTTCTTCATGTATGCCCAGCCTGGGTCCATCTCCTCACCAGAGAAAAATAAGATCGTGGCCGTGTTCTATACACTTATCATCCCAATGCTGAATCCTCTGATTTATAGTTTAAGAAATACAGAGGTAAAAAATGCTTTGAAGAAGACattgctgagaaaaataccttga